A single window of Arvicanthis niloticus isolate mArvNil1 chromosome 20, mArvNil1.pat.X, whole genome shotgun sequence DNA harbors:
- the Unc5b gene encoding netrin receptor UNC5B isoform X2, with product MRARSGARSALLLALLLCWDPTPSLAGVDSAGQVLPDSYPSAPAEQLPYFLLEPQDAYIVKNKPVELRCRAFPATQIYFKCNGEWVSQNDHITQESLDEATGLRVREVQIEVSRQQVEELFGLEDYWCQCVAWSSSGTTKSRRAYIRIAYLRKNFDQEPLAKEVPLDHEVLLQCRPPEGVPMAEVEWLKNEDVIDPAQDTNFLLTIDHNLIIRQARLSDTANYTCVAKNIVAKRRSTTATVIVYVNGGWSSWAEWSPCSNRCGRGWQKRTRTCTNPAPLNGGAFCEGQAFQKTACTTVCPVDGAWTEWSKWSACSTECAHWRSRECMAPPPQNGGRDCSGTLLDSKNCTDGLCVLNQRTLNDPKSHPLEPSGDVALYAGLVVAIFVVVAVLMAVGVIVYRRNCRDFDTDITDSSAALTGGFHPVNFKTARPSNPQLLHPTAPPDLTASAGIYRGPVYALQDSADKIPMTNSPLLDPLPSLKIKVYNSSTLGSGSGLADGADLLGVLPPGTYPGDFSRDTHFLHLRSASLGSQHLPGLPRDPSSSVSGTFGCLGGRLSIPGTGVSLLVPNGAIPQGKFYDLYLHINKADSTLPLSEGSQTVLSPSVTCGPTGLLLCRPVVLTVPHCAEVIAGDWIFQLKTQAHQGHWEEVVTLDEETLNTPCYCQLEAKSCHILLDQLGTYVFTGESYSRSAIKRLQLAIFAPALCTSLEYSLRVYCLEDTPVALKEVLELERTLGGYLVEEPKPLLFKDSYHNLRLSLHDIPHAHWRSKLLAKYQEIPFYHVWNGSQKALHCTFTLERHSLASTEFTCKVCVRQVEGEGQIFQLHTTLAETPAGSLDALCSAPGSAVTTQLGPYAFKIPLSIRQKICNSLDAPNSRGNDWRLLAQKLSMDRYLNYFATKASPTGVILDLWEARQQDDGDLNSLASALEEMGKSEMLVAMATDGDC from the exons GCGTTGACTCTGCTGGCCAGGTGCTCCCGGATTCCTACCCATCAGCACCCGCGGAGCAGCTGCCTTACTTCCTGCTGGAGCCACAGGATGCCTACATTGTAAAGAACAAGCCAGTGGAACTACGCTGCCGAGCCTTCCCCGCCACGCAGATCTACTTCAAGTGTAATGGCGAGTGGGTCAGCCAGAACGACCACATCACACAGGAGAGCCTGGATGAGGCCACAG GCTTGCGGGTGCGAGAAGTGCAGATCGAGGTGTCGCGGCAGCAAGTGGAGGAACTCTTCGGTCTGGAGGACTACTGGTGCCAGTGCGTGGCCTGGAGCTCTTCGGGAACCACCAAGAGTCGCCGAGCTTACATCCGCATTGCCT ATTTGCGCAAGAACTTTGACCAGGAGCCTCTGGCCAAGGAAGTACCTTTGGATCATGAGGTCCTTCTGCAGTGCCGCCCACCGGAGGGAGTGCCTATGGCTGAG GTGGAATGGCTCAAAAATGAAGATGTTATCGACCCCGCCCAGGACACTAACTTCCTGCTCACCATTGACCACAACCTCATCATCCGCCAGGCTCGACTCTCAGACACAGCCAACTACACCTGTGTGGCCAAGAATATTGTGGCCAAGCGCCGGAGCACCACGGCCACTGTCATCGTCTATG TGAATGGAGGCTGGTCCAGCTGGGCAGAGTGGTCACCCTGCTCTAATCGCTGCGGCCGAGGCTGGCAGAAGCGTACTCGGACCTGTACCAACCCAGCCCCACTCAATGGAGGTGCCTTCTGTGAGGGGCAGGCCTTCCAGAAGACAGCTTGCACCACCGTGTGCCCAG TGGATGGAGCGTGGACCGAGTGGAGCAAGTGGTCAGCCTGCAGCACAGAGTGTGCGCACTGGCGTAGCCGTGAGTGCATGGCACCGCCACCCCAGAACGGAGGCCGCGACTGCAGTGGGACGCTACTTGACTCCAAGAACTGCACTGATGGGCTGTGCGTGCTGA ATCAGAGAACTCTAAACGACCCTAAAAGCCACC CCCTGGAACCCTCAGGAGACGTGGCACTGTATGCAGGCCTCGTGGTGGCCATCTTTGTGGTGGTAGCGGTTCTCATGGCCGTGGGAGTGATCGTGTACCGGAGAAACTGCCGGGACTTCGACACAGACATCACTGACTCCTCGGCGGCCCTCACTGGTGGTTTCCACCCGGTCAACTTCAAGACTGCAAGGCCCA GCAACCCGCAGCTCCTGCACCCGACTGCCCCTCCAGACCTGACGGCCAGTGCTGGCATCTACCGCGGGCCTGTGTATGCCCTGCAGGACTCTGCCGACAAGATCCCCATGACTAATTCGCCCCTGCTGGATCCCCTGCCCAGCCTCAAGATCAAGGTCTATAACTCCAGCACCCTCGGCTCTGGGTCTGGCCTCGCTGATGGAGCCGACCTGCTGGGTGTCTTACCTCCCGGCACATACCCTGGCGATTTCTCCCGGGACACCCACTTCCTGCACCTGCGCAGTGCCAgccttggttcccagcacctcccGGGCCTACCTCGAGACCCCAGCAGCAGCGTCAGCGGCACCTTTGGTTGCCTGGGAGGGAGGCTGAGCATTCCCGGCACAG GGGTCAGCCTGTTGGTACCAAATGGAGCCATTCCCCAGGGCAAGTTCTATGACTTGTATCTACATATCAACAAGGCCGACAGCACCCT CCCACTTTCGGAAGGTTCCCAGACAGTATTGAGCCCCTCGGTGACCTGCGGGCCTACAGGCCTCCTCCTGTGCCGCCCTGTCGTCCTCACCGTGCCCCACTGTGCTGAAGTCATCGCGGGAGACTGGATCTTCCAGCTCAAGACCCAGGCCCATCAGGGCCACTGGGAG GAGGTGGTGACCCTGGATGAGGAGACCCTGAACACCCCCTGCTACTGCCAGCTGGAGGCTAAGTCCTGCCACATCCTGCTGGACCAGCTGGGTACCTACGTGTTCACGGGCGAGTCCTACTCCCGCTCTGCCATCAAGCGGCTCCAGCTGGCCATCTTTGCTCCAGCCCTCTGCACCTCCCTGGAGTATAGCCTCAGGGTCTACTGTCTGGAGGACACACCTGTAGCACTGAAG gAGGTCCTGGAGCTGGAAAGGACTCTAGGCGGCTACCTGGTGGAGGAGCCCAAGCCTTTGCTCTTTAAGGACAGTTACCACAACCTACGCCTCTCCCTCCATGATATCCCCCATGCCCACTGGAGGAGCAAACTACTGGCCAAGTACCAG GAGATTCCCTTCTACCATGTCTGGAATGGCAGCCAGAAAGCCCTGCACTGCACTTTCACCCTGGAGAGGCATAGCCTGGCCTCTACTGAGTTCACCTGTAAGGTCTGCGTGCGGCAGGTGGAAGGCGAAGGCCAGATTTTCCAGCTGCACACAACTCTGGCTGAG ACGCCTGCTGGCTCCCTGGATGCTCTCTGCTCCGCCCCTGGCAGTGCCGTCACCACCCAGTTGGGACCCTATGCCTTCAAGATACCACTGTCCATCCGCCAGAAGATCTGCAACAGCCTCGACGCCCCCAACTCACGGGGCAACGACTGGCGGCTATTGGCACAGAAGCTCTCCATGGACCG GTACCTGAACTACTTCGCCACCAAAGCTAGTCCCACGGGCGTAATCTTAGACCTCTGGGAAGCTCGGCAGCAGGATGACGGGGACCTCAACAGCCTGGCCAGTGCCTTGGAGGAGATGGGCAAGAGTGAGATGCTGGTAGCCATGGCCACTGATGGTGATTGCTGA
- the Unc5b gene encoding netrin receptor UNC5B isoform X1: MRARSGARSALLLALLLCWDPTPSLAGVDSAGQVLPDSYPSAPAEQLPYFLLEPQDAYIVKNKPVELRCRAFPATQIYFKCNGEWVSQNDHITQESLDEATGLRVREVQIEVSRQQVEELFGLEDYWCQCVAWSSSGTTKSRRAYIRIAYLRKNFDQEPLAKEVPLDHEVLLQCRPPEGVPMAEVEWLKNEDVIDPAQDTNFLLTIDHNLIIRQARLSDTANYTCVAKNIVAKRRSTTATVIVYVNGGWSSWAEWSPCSNRCGRGWQKRTRTCTNPAPLNGGAFCEGQAFQKTACTTVCPVDGAWTEWSKWSACSTECAHWRSRECMAPPPQNGGRDCSGTLLDSKNCTDGLCVLTLEPSGDVALYAGLVVAIFVVVAVLMAVGVIVYRRNCRDFDTDITDSSAALTGGFHPVNFKTARPSNPQLLHPTAPPDLTASAGIYRGPVYALQDSADKIPMTNSPLLDPLPSLKIKVYNSSTLGSGSGLADGADLLGVLPPGTYPGDFSRDTHFLHLRSASLGSQHLPGLPRDPSSSVSGTFGCLGGRLSIPGTGVSLLVPNGAIPQGKFYDLYLHINKADSTLPLSEGSQTVLSPSVTCGPTGLLLCRPVVLTVPHCAEVIAGDWIFQLKTQAHQGHWEEVVTLDEETLNTPCYCQLEAKSCHILLDQLGTYVFTGESYSRSAIKRLQLAIFAPALCTSLEYSLRVYCLEDTPVALKEVLELERTLGGYLVEEPKPLLFKDSYHNLRLSLHDIPHAHWRSKLLAKYQEIPFYHVWNGSQKALHCTFTLERHSLASTEFTCKVCVRQVEGEGQIFQLHTTLAETPAGSLDALCSAPGSAVTTQLGPYAFKIPLSIRQKICNSLDAPNSRGNDWRLLAQKLSMDRYLNYFATKASPTGVILDLWEARQQDDGDLNSLASALEEMGKSEMLVAMATDGDC, from the exons GCGTTGACTCTGCTGGCCAGGTGCTCCCGGATTCCTACCCATCAGCACCCGCGGAGCAGCTGCCTTACTTCCTGCTGGAGCCACAGGATGCCTACATTGTAAAGAACAAGCCAGTGGAACTACGCTGCCGAGCCTTCCCCGCCACGCAGATCTACTTCAAGTGTAATGGCGAGTGGGTCAGCCAGAACGACCACATCACACAGGAGAGCCTGGATGAGGCCACAG GCTTGCGGGTGCGAGAAGTGCAGATCGAGGTGTCGCGGCAGCAAGTGGAGGAACTCTTCGGTCTGGAGGACTACTGGTGCCAGTGCGTGGCCTGGAGCTCTTCGGGAACCACCAAGAGTCGCCGAGCTTACATCCGCATTGCCT ATTTGCGCAAGAACTTTGACCAGGAGCCTCTGGCCAAGGAAGTACCTTTGGATCATGAGGTCCTTCTGCAGTGCCGCCCACCGGAGGGAGTGCCTATGGCTGAG GTGGAATGGCTCAAAAATGAAGATGTTATCGACCCCGCCCAGGACACTAACTTCCTGCTCACCATTGACCACAACCTCATCATCCGCCAGGCTCGACTCTCAGACACAGCCAACTACACCTGTGTGGCCAAGAATATTGTGGCCAAGCGCCGGAGCACCACGGCCACTGTCATCGTCTATG TGAATGGAGGCTGGTCCAGCTGGGCAGAGTGGTCACCCTGCTCTAATCGCTGCGGCCGAGGCTGGCAGAAGCGTACTCGGACCTGTACCAACCCAGCCCCACTCAATGGAGGTGCCTTCTGTGAGGGGCAGGCCTTCCAGAAGACAGCTTGCACCACCGTGTGCCCAG TGGATGGAGCGTGGACCGAGTGGAGCAAGTGGTCAGCCTGCAGCACAGAGTGTGCGCACTGGCGTAGCCGTGAGTGCATGGCACCGCCACCCCAGAACGGAGGCCGCGACTGCAGTGGGACGCTACTTGACTCCAAGAACTGCACTGATGGGCTGTGCGTGCTGA CCCTGGAACCCTCAGGAGACGTGGCACTGTATGCAGGCCTCGTGGTGGCCATCTTTGTGGTGGTAGCGGTTCTCATGGCCGTGGGAGTGATCGTGTACCGGAGAAACTGCCGGGACTTCGACACAGACATCACTGACTCCTCGGCGGCCCTCACTGGTGGTTTCCACCCGGTCAACTTCAAGACTGCAAGGCCCA GCAACCCGCAGCTCCTGCACCCGACTGCCCCTCCAGACCTGACGGCCAGTGCTGGCATCTACCGCGGGCCTGTGTATGCCCTGCAGGACTCTGCCGACAAGATCCCCATGACTAATTCGCCCCTGCTGGATCCCCTGCCCAGCCTCAAGATCAAGGTCTATAACTCCAGCACCCTCGGCTCTGGGTCTGGCCTCGCTGATGGAGCCGACCTGCTGGGTGTCTTACCTCCCGGCACATACCCTGGCGATTTCTCCCGGGACACCCACTTCCTGCACCTGCGCAGTGCCAgccttggttcccagcacctcccGGGCCTACCTCGAGACCCCAGCAGCAGCGTCAGCGGCACCTTTGGTTGCCTGGGAGGGAGGCTGAGCATTCCCGGCACAG GGGTCAGCCTGTTGGTACCAAATGGAGCCATTCCCCAGGGCAAGTTCTATGACTTGTATCTACATATCAACAAGGCCGACAGCACCCT CCCACTTTCGGAAGGTTCCCAGACAGTATTGAGCCCCTCGGTGACCTGCGGGCCTACAGGCCTCCTCCTGTGCCGCCCTGTCGTCCTCACCGTGCCCCACTGTGCTGAAGTCATCGCGGGAGACTGGATCTTCCAGCTCAAGACCCAGGCCCATCAGGGCCACTGGGAG GAGGTGGTGACCCTGGATGAGGAGACCCTGAACACCCCCTGCTACTGCCAGCTGGAGGCTAAGTCCTGCCACATCCTGCTGGACCAGCTGGGTACCTACGTGTTCACGGGCGAGTCCTACTCCCGCTCTGCCATCAAGCGGCTCCAGCTGGCCATCTTTGCTCCAGCCCTCTGCACCTCCCTGGAGTATAGCCTCAGGGTCTACTGTCTGGAGGACACACCTGTAGCACTGAAG gAGGTCCTGGAGCTGGAAAGGACTCTAGGCGGCTACCTGGTGGAGGAGCCCAAGCCTTTGCTCTTTAAGGACAGTTACCACAACCTACGCCTCTCCCTCCATGATATCCCCCATGCCCACTGGAGGAGCAAACTACTGGCCAAGTACCAG GAGATTCCCTTCTACCATGTCTGGAATGGCAGCCAGAAAGCCCTGCACTGCACTTTCACCCTGGAGAGGCATAGCCTGGCCTCTACTGAGTTCACCTGTAAGGTCTGCGTGCGGCAGGTGGAAGGCGAAGGCCAGATTTTCCAGCTGCACACAACTCTGGCTGAG ACGCCTGCTGGCTCCCTGGATGCTCTCTGCTCCGCCCCTGGCAGTGCCGTCACCACCCAGTTGGGACCCTATGCCTTCAAGATACCACTGTCCATCCGCCAGAAGATCTGCAACAGCCTCGACGCCCCCAACTCACGGGGCAACGACTGGCGGCTATTGGCACAGAAGCTCTCCATGGACCG GTACCTGAACTACTTCGCCACCAAAGCTAGTCCCACGGGCGTAATCTTAGACCTCTGGGAAGCTCGGCAGCAGGATGACGGGGACCTCAACAGCCTGGCCAGTGCCTTGGAGGAGATGGGCAAGAGTGAGATGCTGGTAGCCATGGCCACTGATGGTGATTGCTGA